In the Candidatus Eisenbacteria bacterium genome, CCCCACGTCGGCATCCGGAACAACAAGCTCGAGCCGGTGTTAGACCGATATGGAATCCGTTCGGTATGGCTGAACGACAAGGAGAGCGAGGCCGACTGGATCCGCTACGAGCCCAAGGGAACGATGCTTGTCCTGAACGACGTCTACCCGGACGGGCTCATGCTCCCGAAGACTCTGATCGGGGCGAACATCATCCATCTGCCGACGCTCAAGACGCACGTCTTCACGGAAATGACGGGCGCGATGAAGAACGCCTTCGGCGGCCTCCTTCATCTCAAGCGCCACTGGACGCATAGCGTGATTCACGAAACCCTGGTGGACCTCCTCACGATCCAGAAGGAGATCCATCCGGGCATCTTCGCCGTGATGGACGGGGTCATCGCGGGAGACGGGCCGGGCCCGCGAGCCATGCGGCCGCACGTGGCCAATCTCCTGCTGGCCTCGCGCGATCAGGTGGCGATCGATGCCGTGGCGGCGAAGCTCATGGGCTTCGACCCGCTCACGATCAAGTTCATCCGGCTCGCGAACGAGGCGAAGCTGGGGAACGGGGATCCACGCTGCATCGACATCGTGGGAGACGATGTGTCGAACGTGAATCTGGGATTCCACCGGAACGAGAATACATTCGCGTCGAGGGGGCAGAAGCTCATCTACCACGGCCCGCTCAAGCCGTTGGAGAAGGTGTTGCTCCAGAGCCCGCTCGTGCCGTGGTCCTATTTCGCGTCGCGTCTGTACCACGACGGGTACTGGTATCCGTTCGTGGGGATCCCGCGCAAGAAGAAGATCATGGATTCGGAATGGGGAAAGCTGTTTCGCGAATACGAACCCAAAGGACAGGCGTGAGGCGGGGCTCGAAGCCCGCCGGGGAGGCTCGATGAGATTCACCGGAATTCACCCGAGGCAGTGGCACAGGGGGACGTGGA is a window encoding:
- a CDS encoding DUF362 domain-containing protein; the protein is MELADCNAELSPEKTTLLKVNISWHVYYPACSTSPWQLEGVIRKLRTSGFASERVLAAQNSTVVVDPHVGIRNNKLEPVLDRYGIRSVWLNDKESEADWIRYEPKGTMLVLNDVYPDGLMLPKTLIGANIIHLPTLKTHVFTEMTGAMKNAFGGLLHLKRHWTHSVIHETLVDLLTIQKEIHPGIFAVMDGVIAGDGPGPRAMRPHVANLLLASRDQVAIDAVAAKLMGFDPLTIKFIRLANEAKLGNGDPRCIDIVGDDVSNVNLGFHRNENTFASRGQKLIYHGPLKPLEKVLLQSPLVPWSYFASRLYHDGYWYPFVGIPRKKKIMDSEWGKLFREYEPKGQA